Within Citromicrobium bathyomarinum, the genomic segment GCGCGAGGAATAGTCGCCATGCATCTGGAGCGAGCGCAGCCAGCGTTCGGTCAGCAGGCCGCCTGCGCCAGCGCTCTTGACCATTTCAAGCGAGCCGACCGTCTCGACCAGCACGGTCTGCTTGTCGAGCGCCTGGCCCAGCGAACGCGCGGCGAGCCGGTCGAGCGCCGGGCTGGTGATCCAGCCGGCCAAAATCACGATCGGGATCAGCACCAGCGGCACGAACACCACCACTCCGCCGATCATCGCGATAATCACCAGCGTCAGCAGGATGAAGGGAATATCGACCAGCGCGGTCATCGTGGCCGAGGCGAAGAAATCGCGCAGCGTTTCCAGCTCGCGCATCACCCCGGTGATCGCACCCGTCGAGCGGCGTTTGCCGTCGAGCCGCATCGTCAGCAGCTTGTCGAACACCTGCGCGCCGACCTTGGCATCGATATCGACGCCCGCGAAATCGATGAAATAGGCGCGCAGCACCCGCAGCACGAAATCGAACACGATCACTATGCCCAGGCCGATCGACAGCGCGAGCAGCGAATTGAACGCGTTGTTGGGCAGCACCCGGTCGTAGACCGTCATGGTGTAGAGCGAGGTGACGATCCCGAACAGGTTGATCATCGTCGCCGCCAGGCCGACCTTTATGTAGATCGCCTTGTTGGCCAGCATCGGCTCCATCAGCCAGCGCGCAAAACGCGGCTTGGGATCGGGGATCGCACTGTCGGTCATGGTGTGTCCGCGATCATCGCGCTGTCGATACCCAGTGCATCCTGAAGGCTACCGGTCCGGGCGAGAAAAACATAGCGCGCAACATCAAGCTCGGTGACGGTCTGCAGATAGCGCGTGGCGACATCGAAATAGTTCGACTCGGCGACCAGTACATCAAGCAATGCTGCGCGCGCCACCTGAAACCGCTCGAAAACAGCGCCCTTTGCGCGGCGACTGGACAGGTAGCTCATCCGTACCGCCGCTTCGGCCTTTTCCAGCGCGGCCACGTCGGTCGCGGCAATTCGCGCATTGCGCAGCGCTTCGTCGCGCAGCCGGTCGAGCCGCGCCTGCGCCCCGGCCTGCCGTGCCTCGGCCTGGTCGGCGCGCTGCTTCTCACCCCCGAACAGCCGGAAATTGAGGTTGACGGTGGCGCGGATGTCGTAGTCCCGCGTGCTCTCGATAATGTCGTAGCGTCCCGCATCGACCGACAGCGTGACCTTGGGCAGGATGTCGGCCCGGGCCGCCTTCGCCTCCCGCTCGGCAGCGCGCAGGCCCGCGCTGGCGGCGCGTACCTGGGGCAATGTGTCGAGCAGCGCGGCGGTCTGCCCACCCTCTGCGGTGACCGATCCGGCGAGCACGAAGGGCACCGGGGGCCGCCCCAGCCCGGGCGGCGCAGGGGTGCCGACCAGCTCGAAATAGGCAGCCTCGGCGGCGGCCAGCCCGCGCTCGAAATCAGCCTGCTGCGCCTCGGCCTGCGCGATGTAGCCATCGACCTGCGCCAGATCGACTTCGGAGGACACGCCTTCGTCGACCCGCTCGACCATCTTGGCGCGCAGGTCGTACAGGCTCGCGATGAAAGCGCTGCCCAGCTGCACCAGCGTGCGCCGGCCATGGACATCGCTCTGGACAGAAACCGCGCGCAGGGCGGTCTGGTTGGCAGTGTCGTCGATCTGCGCGATGGCGACCTCGATACGCGCATTGGCCGCCTCGATCCGCTGCACCGTCGCGCCAAAATCGAACAGGAGCTGGCTCGCGCGCAGCGTGGCGTCGGTCCGCTTGGACGGACGCGAACGCTCGAGGAAGTTCTGCGGATCGTTGGAAAAATCGCGCGAGATCACGCGGAAGGAACTGACGCCGAGTTCGAGGGTCGGCGTCTCCTGCGTGCGCACCTCGTTGCGGCGCGCCTCCGCCTCGTCCCGCGCAGCCCGCGCCTCGCCCAGCGAACCGCTGCGCTCGATCGCGGAAAGCACCGCTGCGCGCAGTTCCTCAAGGTCCGATGCTTCGCGGGCAAAGGCAAGCACGGGATCGTCGGAATCGTCTGCAGCCGGCCCGACGATCGCGTCCTGCGCCGCTGCGGGCAGCGGTATGAACGCCACCAGCGCACAAGTCGCCAGCCACATGGCCGCGCCCCGCACCCTGCGGCACGTGCGTGGCGAATTGCCGCCCCGCCCTGCCTGGCGCCAGCGCACCCCTCGTCTCATTAACCGCTCCCGTCCGATGGAGGCCCTTGATTCAATGGCATCCGTCGAGTGCGGACGAATACAGCACCCTACAGACCGGTAAACCCCCGGTGAGCCTACTTAGGTGAAGTGAGACCACCCCTGTGTGCGTTTGTGCGCACCGGTGAAGACGCACCTGACAGGCTAGCGATGCAGGTCAGAGCGCGCGCATCAGTCGCAGGAGCTTGGAAACCGGGCGCGGCACGCCGACCCGCCCGTCGAGCCACAGGCTGATCGTCGAACGGTCGACCCCGATCGTGGCGGCCAGCGCCGATTGCGTGGTGCATCCCAACGCCTCCATCGTCTCGCGCAGTTCCTCCGGATGCATCGACACGAGCATGGCGTCGCGTCCGCCCGTTAACTTCGCACCCGCAGCGATTTGTGCACTGCAATCGGGTCGTGTGAACATTTCACGCGGGTTTGGCGCTGCACTCATGCTCGATTTCCCCTTTTGTATCAGCCTTCTCGGCGCATTTACTCGACCGCTCATGAGCGATTGACGATCCACGCCCTGTTGTGCGATGCACCATAAATGACAAAGGAGTTACGTTTCAAGCAAGCTTTTTAGCTTTGTGAGAGCGGACACGAGGTTTTGTTGCGGAGGGAATCGATGAAGCTGATCATAGCAATCGTGAAACCGTTCAAGCTCGACGAGGTCGTCGAAGCTTTGACCGGTGTGGGGGTACAGGGATTGACCGTTACCGAAGCCAAGGGCTTCGGGCGACAGAAAGGCCACACGGAAGTCTATCGCGGGGCCGAATACTCGACCAGTTTCGTGCCCAAGGTGCGGATCGAAACCGTGGTCGACGACGCAGTCGCCCCCAAGGCGGTCGAAGCGATCTCCGCCGCTGCCAAGACCGACGCCATCGGCGACGGCAAGATCTTCACCATCGACGTTTCGTCTGCGCTGCGCATCCGCACCGGCGAAACCGACGACACCGCGCTTTGAGGGGGCCAGACATGATGGATAAGATAAAGTACTTTGCTGCAGCGGGGCTTACCGCGCTCGCTGCCTCTCCCGTCTTCGCGCTCGAAGCACCGGCACCGACCGGACCTGCGATGGCCGCGGCCGAGGCTGCCACGACCATCGCCAAGGGCGATACCGCATTCATGATCATCGCCACCGTGCTGGTGATGCTCATGATCGTGCCCGGCCTTGCGCTGTTCTACGGCGGGCTTGCCCGGACCAAGAACATGGCCTCGGTCCTCACCCAAGTGCTCGGCGTCGCATGCCTCGCGATGATTATCTGGGTCACCTACGGCTATTCGATGGCGTTCGGTGACACCGGCAACGCCTTCATCGCCGATTTCGGCAAGGTCTTCCTGAAGGGCGTTACGGCTGATTCGGGCGCGGCGACCTTCAGCGACGGCGTCGAGATTCCCGAATATATCTTCATCGCCTTCCAGATGACCTTCGCCGCGATCACCGCGGGGCTGGTCGTGGGCGGCACGATGGAGCGGGCCAAGTTCTCGACCATGATGGTGTTCACCGCCATCTGGCTGACGATCGTGTACTTCCCGATCGCGCATATGGTGTGGGCGACCGGCGGCCTGATCTTCGACTGGGGCGCACTCGACTTCGCAGGCGGCACCGTCGTCCACATCAACGCGGGCGTTTCCGCGCTGGTCGGCTGCCTGATCCTGGGCAAGCGTATCGGTTATCCGAAAGAGCCGATGCCGCCGCACTCGCTGACCATGACGCTGATCGGCACCGGCCTGCTGTGGGTGGGCTGGTTCGGCTTCAACGGCGGTTCGGAGCTGGAAGCCGACGGGGTTGCCTCGCTCGCAGTGCTCAACACCTTTGTGGCAACCGCTTCGGGCGTGCTGTTCTGGATGCTGGGCGAGAAGGTGACCGGGCACAAGGGTTCGCTGCTGGGTGGCTGCTCGGGCGCCATTGCGGGGCTGGTCGCAGTCACTCCGGCGGCGGGCAACAGCGGGCCGTTCGGGGCGATCCTGATCGGTGCGGCTGCCGCGCTGGTGTGCTTCTGGTTCGTGACCATGCTGAAGCCCAAGCTGGGGCTGGACGATACTGCCGACGTCTTCGGCATCCACGGGATCGGCGGCATCGTCGGCTCGCTCGGCACCGCCTTCACCATGATGCCCGCGATCGGCGGACCGGGTGATGCGGACTACAACGCGATCGCGCAGCTGATCATCCAGGCCAAGGCCGTGGGTGTGGCGATCGTGTGGGCCGCCGTCGGTGCAGCAATCGCGTGGTTCATCGCCAAGCTGGTGACCGGCGGGCGCGTCTCCGAAGAGAAGGAACGCGACGGCCTCGACCTCAGCGAACACGGCGAACGCGCCTATAATTACTGAGAGTGACTTAGGACCGGAGGGGTCCGTGATCCCGGCAAACCAGATCGGGACGCGGCCCCCACCGGATGAGGGGGGAGAGGGCGATTGTTCAAGGAGAAAAAGAAAATGCGTTTTTCCAGAATTGCCCCGGTGGCGCTGCTCGCCACCACGATGTTCGCCAGTCCTGCGCTGGCGCAGGACGACGAGGCAGAAGCCGAGGAAAGCGGCCCGATCGAAATCAGCGCCAACGTCGCGCTGACCACCGACTACCGGTTCCGCGGCGTTTCCTTCAGCGGTGAAGACATCGCGATCCAGGGCGGTTTCGACGTCGCCCACGAGAGCGGTTTCTACGTCGGCGCATGGGCTTCCTCGCTCGAGGATAGCGCGCTGTACGGCAACTCGGAGCTGGACATCTATGCCGGGTGGTCGGGCGATGTCGCCACCGGGCTGAGCATCGATGCCGGTGTGCTCTACTACATCTATCCCAACGGCAACGACCTTGTCGGCGACAGCGACTACTTCGAACCCTATGCCTCGATCACTGCGGCGCTGGGTCCGGTCGAAGCAACCGTCGGCGCGGCCTACGCGCCCGAACAGGGCAGCGCACTGACCGACGACAATATCTACGTCTACGGCGATCTGGGCGCGGGCATTCCTGATACCCCGATCAGCCTCTCGGCGCATCTGGGCTACTCGGACGGCAGCCTGGACTATGGATCGGGCGGCTATCTCGACTGGTCGCTGGGGGCGAGCGTGTCTTACGACATCCTCACCTTCGGGGTTGCCTATGTCGACACGGACCTGCCCGACATTGCGGGCCAGGATGGGGCCGTGGTGTTCACTCTGGCCGCGGCGTTCTGATCGGTTCGATCTGAATACACAGACCACTTTGCAGGGGGCGTGTGCGGGACCGTGCGCGCCCCCTCTTCTATGAGACGAAGGCAGCGCGGCCCGCACATTCAGGGCTGGCCGACCAGCAGCCCCCGCCCAATCACCTGCGCCTGAATTTCCGCCGCGCCTTCGAAGATATTGAGAATCCGCGCATCGCACAGCACCCGGCTGATCGGGTATTCCAGCGCATAGCCATTCCCGCCGTGGATCTGCACGCCGTTATCGGCAGCGCTCCACGCAACCCTCGCGGCGAGCAGCTTGGCCTGCCCCGCTTCGATATCGCAGCGCTTGCCCGCATCCTTGTGGCGCGCGGCGGAATAGGTCAGCTCTCGCGCCATCACCAGTTCCGCGACCATCATTGCCAGCTTGTCCGCCACGCGCGGAAAGGCGATCAGCGGCTTGCCGAACTGCCTGCGCTCCAGCGCGTAACCCAGCGCGAGATCGAAGGCGTTCCACCCCACCCCCACGGCGCGCGCCGCGGTCTGGATCCGGGCGCTTTCGAAGGTCCGCATCAGCTGCTTGAAACCACGCCCCTGCGCACCGCCGAGCAGACCGTCCGCAGCGACCGCGAACCCGTCGAACCCCAGCGCATATTCCTTCATCCCGCGATAGCCGAGCACCTCGATCTCGCTGCCCGAGAGCCCTTCGTCGGGGAACGGATCGTCCTCGGTCCCGCGCGTCTTGTGCGCGAGCAGCATCGAGAGGCCGCCATAGCCGGGTGTGTCGGGATCGGTCCGGCACAGCACGGTCATCAGATCGGCGCGCGCGGCGTGGGTGATCCAAGTCTTCGCGCCAGTGATCTGCCAGCTTCCGTCATTCTGCATGCGTGCGCGCGTCGCAACCGATGCCAGGTCGGAGCCGGTATCCGGCTCCGTGAAAACAGCGGTGGGCAGGATCGATCCATCGGCGAGCCTGGGCAACAGCGCGGCCTTCTGCTCCGGCGTGCCGTTCTCTCCGATCAACTCGCCCGCGATTTCCGACCGGGTGCCGAGCGAGCCTGCGCATATCCACCCGCGCGACAGCTCTTCGGAGACGAGACACATCGCGGTTTTCCCAAGCCCGAGGCCGCCATATTCCTCCGCGATGCACACGCCGAAGACGCCCAGATCGGCCATCTGCTGAACCACCTCGATCGGGATCAGCTCATCCGCCAGATGCCATTGATGCGCGTGCGGCGCGATCCGCTCCGACGTGAAGGTGCGGAACTGGGCGCGGATCATGTCGAGCGTTTCGTCGCCGAAAGCCTCATCGGGCAACGCGCCCTCGGCGAGCAGCGCAGCCAGCTCGGCGCGAGTGTCAGCTGTGTTGCCGTGGGTCAGGAAATGCATGACCGCCGGTTCGGCGCGCATTGCGTCGGCAGCGGTGCCCGCGTCCATATCGACCGGGCGCACGAACTCGCCCTGCCCCATCGGCAGGGCAGACGTCAGCTGGTGCAGATATTCGCCAAAGCCGATCCGCAGCGTCAGTTCCTCGATCGCACCGAAACGCCCAGCGCGCCGGGCCCGCGCGGCCCAGTCGGCAAGCGCCTCCAATGCAGCGAGCGTGGTTGCAGCCCATGCCAGACCGTGCACCCGGCGCTGCTCGCGCTCAACCAGCGATGGGTCGGGCGAGCCATCCGGCGCGACGATCCCGGCGGTCGCAGCGCGCGCCGCTTCGATATAGCGCTGGCCTGCCGCACACGCCTCTCGCGAAAGGTCGATAATGTCGCTCACCCGACGATCCCCCGATCATGCAGCCGCGCAATCTCGCCGCTACCAAGGCCGAGATGCTCGGCAAGAACCTGGTCGGTGTCGGCACCGATCGTGGGCGCGGGCCTCGCAGGCTCGGGCGGTACACCGGGATCATGCGCCGCCGCACCTGGCGTCGGATAGGCTGCGCCACCGGCATGCTCGACCGTCGAGAAAGCAGGATTGTCCGCCACCAGCCGTGCATCCTGCGTTACCGCCTCGTGCAGGCTGCGGTAGCGCGACCAGGTGACCCCGGCGCGATCGAACCGCGCCTCCAGTTCGGACGAAGCGAACCGCGCACATCCTTGCTCTACGATGGGATCGAGCCTGTCCCGATGGGTAAATCGCGCACCTTCATCCGCAGTGAAGTCGACGCCGAGGGCGTGCTCCAGCTGCGCGATATCCTCGGCGATCTCAAGCGCATCGACCATCCCGCGCCACTGTTTCGGTGTAATTGCCACCAGCATGAAACGCGCGCCGTCGCTGGCGGAGAAATCGCGGCCGAAGGCACCGAACAGGTTGTTGCCCGTCTTCTCGCGATCATGCCCGGAAAGCATCACTTCGGCCACATTGCCCAGATGCGCGAGGCTGGTCGCGGCGATATCCGACAGCGCGACGCGCACTTCCCGACCCTGGCCGCTCGCCCGCCGCTCCCGCTCGGCGGCGAGCAGTGCGAAGGCGGCGTAGGCTCCGGCGAGAAGATCCCACGCAGGCAGGACGTGGTTGACCGGTCGGTCGTCGTCCGGATGGCCTGTCATCAGCGGCAGGCCGACGGCGGCATTGACCGTGTAGTCCACCGCAGGCGAGCCATCGGGCCAGCCCATCACGCGCAGGGTGATCTGGTCCGCGCGCAATGCCTGCAGCGCCTCGTGTGCGAAGAAGCCGTCGACCGGGAAATTGGTCACGAACAGGCCCTCCCCTCCCGTGGCAATTCGCTGGGCAAGCTCGCGCCCCTCTGAGCTACGATAGTCGAGCGCGATCGACAGCTTGCCCTTGTTGAGACCCTGCCAATAGAGACTCTCCCCCTGAGGGCCGAGCGGCCAGCGGCGCGCGTCGGGCCCTCCGCCGATCTGGTCGATACGAATAACCCGCGCGCCCATCTGCGCGAGGTAAAGCGCACATGACGGGCCGGCGACGAAGGCCGCACCCTCGACCACGGTCATTCCGGCGAGCAGAGACATCATACCCCGGCCCTATCGCGATCTGCGTGCGCCCGCCAGACCCGCATGTGGCGCGCACCACGAAATTGGAATGGCAGCCGGAATTCGCCGGATGACCCTCCATCCTGACACTTTGCTATGTCCGTTTATATTTACACCCGAGTAGGGGTAGAGTATATCCGAGGCATGGAAAGCAACGTCGTCGGCAATCTCGATGTCGCCATCTTGTGCGTCATCGCCTTCGTGACCTTCTTTGTCGGTCTGGTCGTGTACCTGCGACGCGAGGACAAGCGAGAGGGATATCCTGTCGAGGTATCGGGCTTAATGGGCCGCACGCACTCCGCAGAAGGCTTTCCGGCAGTGCCCAGGCCCAAGCTTTTCTTCCGCCCGCATGGCCGCGGCGTGGCACAGGCCCCGCGGGTGGAGGAACCGGAAACGGTCCGCCCCGGGCAGACGCTGCCGCCGATGGCCTTCCCGCTCGATCCCGGGCCCGACCCGCTCGAAGAAGGGATAGGCGCTGCCGCCTATACGACCCTGCGCGAGGACGAGCCCGATCTCGACGTCGAGGGCGAGCCCAAGCTGATCTCTCTCAACGATCACCCTGAATATTACATCCCGACCGGCGATCCCGATCCGCGCGGGTGGGTGCTGGTTTCCGCCGACGAGAAGGTTGTCGGCAAGGTCCATGATCTGTGGTTCAACCGCGCCGAGTTCTTCCTGCGCTATTTCGAGGTCTCGATCGACGGAGCAGAGGGACGGCGGCTGATCCCATCCTTCTTCGCGGAGGCCCTGCCGCGCGACAGCGCCGTTCGGGCAACGACGCTGATCGCGCGCGATCTGCGGCGCGCGCCGATACGCGCCGACGACAGCTGCATCACCATGCGCGAGGAAGACCGGCTCAACGGTTTCTTCGCCGGTGGCCTCCGGTTCTCCACCGGGCATGGCCAGATCCACGATCCGGCCTGATGGCAACGGCGATGCCCCTTGCGACGGCCACCAGTGGTACGCGGGAAACCGAGCTTTCGCTCAGTGACGATCCGAACGATCTGCCGATCGACATTGCTCTGGGCCTGCCCGGGCCGCTGCCCGATGGCGAGCATATCCTGTGGCATGGAAAACCCGATCGCGCCGCGCTGGCGCGTTACCTCTTTCGCTGGCCATGGCTAACCGGCTACTTCGCGCTGTTCGCCTTGCTGCCGATTGCCGCCACTGCCCGCGCGGGCGCCAGCGTCGCGCAGATCGCGTTCAGCCCGCTGCTGCTCTTGCCTGTCGCACTGCCCATCGCGGGCTTGGTACTGCTGTTCGCCTGGCTCATGTCGCGGACCACCACCTATGTCATCACCGACAGGCGGGTCGTCTTCCAGGTAGGCGTGGCCTTTACCCGCACGATCAACATTCCGCTGGCTCTGGTGACAGACGTATCCTCGCGGGAGCGCAAGCGTGGAATCGACATCGCGCTGACGCTGCGCCGGCCCAACAAGATCGCGTGGCTTGCCCTGTGGCCCCACGCGCGTAGCACGAAGTTGTCAGCACCGGTGCCGATGCTGCGCGCACTACCACCCGCAAGCCCGGCAGCAGCGATCCTTGCCGACGCAGTCAGGCGGGCGGCCGCAGGCGCTGTCCACGCTCCCCGCATTGAGCGAAGCCCCGTCGGGATAAGCGCAAGGCCGGAGCATGTCTGAGATCACCGTTCCGCGCGGCGCGCTGATCGGTGCGGCGCTTCTGATCGGCTTTACCGTGACCGCGATCAGCACCTCGCGGCATTACGATGTCGGACGACTGACCGTGCAGACGGCACAGGCAGGCGAACGCCGCATGCTGATCTTCGAGCCGCTTCCCAACGGCGAAATGATGGTTTTGAGCGAGCGCCGGAAGCCGGTCGCACATCTCGTGATCGAGGGAGACACCTTCGCGATGGCAGCCGTCCGCGCCCTCGCCATGCAGCGCGACGATCGGGAATTCGCGCACGATTTTCGCCTGCTCGTCCAGCGTGATGCTGCCGGGCATGTCGAGCTGGCCGATCCCGATACCGGGCGCACGGTCAAGCTGCAGGGCTTCGGCCAAGCGAGCGCCAAGGCCTTCGCCCGCTATCTCGACACCGGTGACGGGCAGTACACACCCGGCTGAGCGTGCCTGATCACTGTGGCTGGGCTCAGGTAACGACCCTCATCTCTCCAACTCGCTATACGCCCATGCCGTATTCGCGGCACTTGGCCGAGGGTTGGGCCGCTACTCGCCGCCCTGCTGCAAACCGGCGGGCGTTGGCGCGGGTTCGCTAATTTCGGCCTCGTACGGCAGTCGGGTTTCAAACGCCGTCTCCCGTGTGATCGCACTGCCCGAACCCGGACCCCGCAATCCCTCGTAACCGCGTGCCATTGGTGCCCCACCCAGCGGGCGCGACATGCCGTTATGGCAGGTGCCGCAATCGACCTTGGCGACGTCGCCGAGCGGACCGAGCCGATCGGCAGGAAACAGGTCATGCATCTGGACCAGGTAGTCGCGGTTGATCCCCCGCGTCATGCGGATGCCGTACCACGCGGTAATCCGCTTCGGCGTGCTCTGCGACCAGTCGGCGAAGGCGCGGCTGTTGTGGCAGAAGTTGCAATTGACCCCCAGCCCGTCGGACATCTGCATCATGAGTATGTAGATGTTCTCCAGATCCGCCAGATCGGTAACTTCGCCGGATACAGAGCGCGCCTGCGCCCCCATGATCTGCTGATCGTCCAGCAGATAGTTTTCGAACGCAGCGCGCGGGAAGAAATCGCGCATGGTCTTTGCCGTTCGGTTCCATGGCGGCGGCTTGCCGACGATACCACCCATCGGCGGCTTGGGCGCGACTGCCTTGAACCAGTGACGAGGCGGCACGCCCTGCCCGCGGTGGCAGGTATAGCAGGTGACCCCGACATCGCCGACGTGCCTGGAATTCGCATTGATATCGCGGACCATCGTCAGCATCCGCCGGGCGACTTTCTTGGTGTACATGTCGTCCGCCGCGAAGCTCGCGTCAGGGTTGTGGCAATAGGCGCAGCCTTCCTCGGGCGCGACCCATTCGGTGATCGACAGCATCAGGTGATCGAATTGCGCAGCGTCCAGATCGCCCAATACCTGGACGTTCTCATACGCCTCTCCGGCGGATACTCCGCGTGCCTCGAACGGTTCGATCGATGCCGGGACGAGATTGAGCGGGTCGCTGCGGGTCCGTTCGGAGGTGAAGGTGTTCATCGCGATACCGCGCCAGCCCCATTCGCGCGATTCGATCGTATCCCAAGGCGCATCCCAGGTCGGCACCAGCACGACGAACAGCAGCGTCGCGAATGCCGCAGCGAGCGCGAAGATGCCGAGGAGGCTAGACCGCGGGCGCTTTTCCAGAGGAGTCATTGGGATACCTCCGGCGAAGGAGCGGGCGCAGGTGCTGCGGACAGATCAAGCGAGGCGCTCGTTCCGCCGGTGGCCGCGCGAACCTGCTCTGCAATCTCGGGCGGAAGAGTCATGTCGGGATAGGTCGCAGGGTACTCGGGCGCGAGACCCCATTTGACGCCCCACAGATACCAGTTATCGACCACGGTCCCGGTCAGCAGGATGCCGATCGCGCCCGAGAATGTCGTCAGGATGGCGAACCAGTAGGCCCAGCGATGGACGGACTCGAAGGTCGCGTTGAAGCCCATGGTCCAGCGCCAGAACAGCGCGCCGCGCTCCGCCGCAGTGCCGCGATCGACGATTTCCTCCGTCTCCCGCTCGCCCCCGAAGCGCGACACTGCGAGGATCGTGCCGCCGTGCATCGCGAACAGCAGCACAGATCCGTACAGGAATACGATCGAGAAACAGTGGAACGGGTTGTAGTAGAAATTGCCGTAGAGGACGGAGAAAGACGGGGTCCAGTTGAGGTGCGGGATGATCCCGAAAGGCGGTGCCTCGTGCCACGATCCCATCAGCATCGGGCGAATGAAGCCGAGGCTAAGATAGAGGAAAATCGCACTGGCGAAGGCCCACGCGACATGCGTGCTCATCCCCAGTGCCTTGGCGCGAAGATACATCCGGCACCACCACAGCAGGATCGAGGCGGTCAGGAAGAAACCCGCCCAGATCCACCAGCCCCCCTCCGTCAGCGGAACGAAGGGGGTGAAGCCCCACTTCGCCTCCGGCGGATCAAGCCGGTGCCACGCCATCCCTTCGATGAAGGCGACCGGGTTCCAGTGGACCGATGCCCAGAAGTTGAGGCCGATGATCTCGATCGCGATAAAGCCGCAGATCAGCGAGGCGATACCGCAGAATCCCAGATAGGTCGGGCCGATCTGCGGGTCGCCGATCTTGCCGATCCATCGGTTGAGGACCGGCTTGATAATGCGCGGAGGCTCATGGCCCTTCAGCGGCAGCCCAGGGTCGTAAGGCCCGTGGATCTGGATCTGCGAATAGAGAGAGTGAAACGAAGCCATCAACCGAGCCCCCCCAGCCCCATGTCGTTCCAGAAGGGCAGC encodes:
- the puhA gene encoding photosynthetic reaction center subunit H; this encodes MESNVVGNLDVAILCVIAFVTFFVGLVVYLRREDKREGYPVEVSGLMGRTHSAEGFPAVPRPKLFFRPHGRGVAQAPRVEEPETVRPGQTLPPMAFPLDPGPDPLEEGIGAAAYTTLREDEPDLDVEGEPKLISLNDHPEYYIPTGDPDPRGWVLVSADEKVVGKVHDLWFNRAEFFLRYFEVSIDGAEGRRLIPSFFAEALPRDSAVRATTLIARDLRRAPIRADDSCITMREEDRLNGFFAGGLRFSTGHGQIHDPA
- a CDS encoding ammonium transporter — protein: MMDKIKYFAAAGLTALAASPVFALEAPAPTGPAMAAAEAATTIAKGDTAFMIIATVLVMLMIVPGLALFYGGLARTKNMASVLTQVLGVACLAMIIWVTYGYSMAFGDTGNAFIADFGKVFLKGVTADSGAATFSDGVEIPEYIFIAFQMTFAAITAGLVVGGTMERAKFSTMMVFTAIWLTIVYFPIAHMVWATGGLIFDWGALDFAGGTVVHINAGVSALVGCLILGKRIGYPKEPMPPHSLTMTLIGTGLLWVGWFGFNGGSELEADGVASLAVLNTFVATASGVLFWMLGEKVTGHKGSLLGGCSGAIAGLVAVTPAAGNSGPFGAILIGAAAALVCFWFVTMLKPKLGLDDTADVFGIHGIGGIVGSLGTAFTMMPAIGGPGDADYNAIAQLIIQAKAVGVAIVWAAVGAAIAWFIAKLVTGGRVSEEKERDGLDLSEHGERAYNY
- a CDS encoding P-II family nitrogen regulator, yielding MKLIIAIVKPFKLDEVVEALTGVGVQGLTVTEAKGFGRQKGHTEVYRGAEYSTSFVPKVRIETVVDDAVAPKAVEAISAAAKTDAIGDGKIFTIDVSSALRIRTGETDDTAL
- a CDS encoding helix-turn-helix domain-containing protein; the protein is MLVSMHPEELRETMEALGCTTQSALAATIGVDRSTISLWLDGRVGVPRPVSKLLRLMRAL
- a CDS encoding TolC family protein, encoding MWLATCALVAFIPLPAAAQDAIVGPAADDSDDPVLAFAREASDLEELRAAVLSAIERSGSLGEARAARDEAEARRNEVRTQETPTLELGVSSFRVISRDFSNDPQNFLERSRPSKRTDATLRASQLLFDFGATVQRIEAANARIEVAIAQIDDTANQTALRAVSVQSDVHGRRTLVQLGSAFIASLYDLRAKMVERVDEGVSSEVDLAQVDGYIAQAEAQQADFERGLAAAEAAYFELVGTPAPPGLGRPPVPFVLAGSVTAEGGQTAALLDTLPQVRAASAGLRAAEREAKAARADILPKVTLSVDAGRYDIIESTRDYDIRATVNLNFRLFGGEKQRADQAEARQAGAQARLDRLRDEALRNARIAATDVAALEKAEAAVRMSYLSSRRAKGAVFERFQVARAALLDVLVAESNYFDVATRYLQTVTELDVARYVFLARTGSLQDALGIDSAMIADTP
- a CDS encoding acyl-CoA dehydrogenase family protein; amino-acid sequence: MSDIIDLSREACAAGQRYIEAARAATAGIVAPDGSPDPSLVEREQRRVHGLAWAATTLAALEALADWAARARRAGRFGAIEELTLRIGFGEYLHQLTSALPMGQGEFVRPVDMDAGTAADAMRAEPAVMHFLTHGNTADTRAELAALLAEGALPDEAFGDETLDMIRAQFRTFTSERIAPHAHQWHLADELIPIEVVQQMADLGVFGVCIAEEYGGLGLGKTAMCLVSEELSRGWICAGSLGTRSEIAGELIGENGTPEQKAALLPRLADGSILPTAVFTEPDTGSDLASVATRARMQNDGSWQITGAKTWITHAARADLMTVLCRTDPDTPGYGGLSMLLAHKTRGTEDDPFPDEGLSGSEIEVLGYRGMKEYALGFDGFAVAADGLLGGAQGRGFKQLMRTFESARIQTAARAVGVGWNAFDLALGYALERRQFGKPLIAFPRVADKLAMMVAELVMARELTYSAARHKDAGKRCDIEAGQAKLLAARVAWSAADNGVQIHGGNGYALEYPISRVLCDARILNIFEGAAEIQAQVIGRGLLVGQP
- the puhB gene encoding photosynthetic complex putative assembly protein PuhB — translated: MATAMPLATATSGTRETELSLSDDPNDLPIDIALGLPGPLPDGEHILWHGKPDRAALARYLFRWPWLTGYFALFALLPIAATARAGASVAQIAFSPLLLLPVALPIAGLVLLFAWLMSRTTTYVITDRRVVFQVGVAFTRTINIPLALVTDVSSRERKRGIDIALTLRRPNKIAWLALWPHARSTKLSAPVPMLRALPPASPAAAILADAVRRAAAGAVHAPRIERSPVGISARPEHV
- a CDS encoding TorF family putative porin, with amino-acid sequence MRFSRIAPVALLATTMFASPALAQDDEAEAEESGPIEISANVALTTDYRFRGVSFSGEDIAIQGGFDVAHESGFYVGAWASSLEDSALYGNSELDIYAGWSGDVATGLSIDAGVLYYIYPNGNDLVGDSDYFEPYASITAALGPVEATVGAAYAPEQGSALTDDNIYVYGDLGAGIPDTPISLSAHLGYSDGSLDYGSGGYLDWSLGASVSYDILTFGVAYVDTDLPDIAGQDGAVVFTLAAAF
- a CDS encoding CoA transferase, with amino-acid sequence MMSLLAGMTVVEGAAFVAGPSCALYLAQMGARVIRIDQIGGGPDARRWPLGPQGESLYWQGLNKGKLSIALDYRSSEGRELAQRIATGGEGLFVTNFPVDGFFAHEALQALRADQITLRVMGWPDGSPAVDYTVNAAVGLPLMTGHPDDDRPVNHVLPAWDLLAGAYAAFALLAAERERRASGQGREVRVALSDIAATSLAHLGNVAEVMLSGHDREKTGNNLFGAFGRDFSASDGARFMLVAITPKQWRGMVDALEIAEDIAQLEHALGVDFTADEGARFTHRDRLDPIVEQGCARFASSELEARFDRAGVTWSRYRSLHEAVTQDARLVADNPAFSTVEHAGGAAYPTPGAAAHDPGVPPEPARPAPTIGADTDQVLAEHLGLGSGEIARLHDRGIVG